The genomic interval CAAATACCATGAAACGCTCTATGGTTGAAGGAGTAGCAATTCCAACATCAATTTACAATTTTCTTAAAGGAACCAAATAAGGAGGCCCAGATGTCAGCACAGTCCGGTTCGGTTATGCGTACCTTGGGACAGATTAATCATGTAATACTTTTTATTGAAAAAACAATACTTATTCTTCTGATGCTTGGGATGCTTGTTTTTGGCTTTCTGCAAGTTTTCTCCCGCTTTATCCTGAAAGCCCCCATTGGCTGGTCGGAAGAACTTCTTACCTACTCTTTTACCTGGGCAAGCTTTATAGGAGCCAGTATGGCAATCTATACCAATTCCCATTTTTCCGTAGACATTGTAATAAAGCATTTTCCGGAAAGGTTTTTAAAATCCATTCGTTTCTTTGTATCCCTGCTTATATGTATTTTCGCAGCCTTTCTTCTTTTTATGGGAACCCGCTTGTCTATTGCCAACCACATTCAACGCATGAACATTCTTCCGATATCCATGTTCTGGGCTTATTTAGCCATGCCTGTAAGCGGCGCTTTTATTCTGATCCATGGTATAGAAAAAACCGTGGAGATACTTCTGGACATTGAACCCGGAACCATGGAGGAGTACGAATGATAGCAACTTTATTTTTATCCTTTGTCGTACTGCTGATTCTGGAGACACCGGTATCCTTTTCTCTCCTCATCTCAACAGTTATCTCAATGGCTTTCTTTAGCGACATAGATCTTTTTGCGATTGTTGTAAAGATGTTCCGGGCAAGCAGCAATTTTAGTCTTATTGCTGTTCCCTTCTTTATTCTGGCCGGCGGCTTCATGGACAGCGGCGGGATATCCAGGCGGCTTGTTACCTTTGCCTCCAACATCATCGGCCATATTCGGGGTGGACTTGCTAACGCGAGTGTTATTGCAGCCATGTTTTTTGCCGGATTGTCCGGGGCTGCCGCCGCAGATACAGCTGCAGTAGGAAGCCTGCTGATTCCTGCAATGAAACGCAAAGGCTATGGCAATGATATAGCTACAAGCGTTATGGCAACGGCCGGATCCATCGGAATCGTCATTCCTCCAAGTATCCCAATGATCATTTTAGGAGTAACCGCAGGTATTTCCATTGGCAGAATGTTCATGGGAGGTATTATTCCGGGCATTCTTATTGGCATGTTTCTGATGATAGTCAACATTATCTACACCAAGATCCGGAAAATTGATCCGGAGTCCCGTGCCAGCTTCAAGGAAATTTGCCGGTCCTTTGCCGACTCCTTCCTTGCCCTTTTTACCGTGGTAATCATTGTTGGCGGAATAACCGCAGGAATCTTTACCGCTACCGAAGCCTCGGTAATCGCCGCCGTATACGCGTTCGTCGTCGGCTTCTTTGTCTATAAAGAGTTGAAATTCGCAGAT from Marispirochaeta sp. carries:
- a CDS encoding TRAP transporter small permease, translating into MSAQSGSVMRTLGQINHVILFIEKTILILLMLGMLVFGFLQVFSRFILKAPIGWSEELLTYSFTWASFIGASMAIYTNSHFSVDIVIKHFPERFLKSIRFFVSLLICIFAAFLLFMGTRLSIANHIQRMNILPISMFWAYLAMPVSGAFILIHGIEKTVEILLDIEPGTMEEYE
- a CDS encoding TRAP transporter large permease — protein: MIATLFLSFVVLLILETPVSFSLLISTVISMAFFSDIDLFAIVVKMFRASSNFSLIAVPFFILAGGFMDSGGISRRLVTFASNIIGHIRGGLANASVIAAMFFAGLSGAAAADTAAVGSLLIPAMKRKGYGNDIATSVMATAGSIGIVIPPSIPMIILGVTAGISIGRMFMGGIIPGILIGMFLMIVNIIYTKIRKIDPESRASFKEICRSFADSFLALFTVVIIVGGITAGIFTATEASVIAAVYAFVVGFFVYKELKFADLPKVLVKSALTTGVVVLTIAAAASFGWVLAAEQIPAQIANFLVSITDNKWILLILINILFLVLGTFLDPSAIIIIVVPIIWPVVQALGIHPIHFGVMTITNMAVGQCTPPVGVALFVASGISGAKLSDMLNTYTRYMAVMILVVLLVIFIPSLSLWIPELTGYIK